Proteins encoded by one window of Musa acuminata AAA Group cultivar baxijiao chromosome BXJ2-9, Cavendish_Baxijiao_AAA, whole genome shotgun sequence:
- the LOC135622377 gene encoding uncharacterized protein LOC135622377 isoform X3, whose translation MELIEAVPDSMVLNCSKEVMEQAQAINKSCSIQDGDKTIPADATYQPLGRRPALGRKRAMFRLKPLSGNPVPDFDLNSQLDHIDDPEEYYFAFEQLENADKELKKLRGEVATEAAKNQRATGHRRRPGILGKTVSYKPHVSAIDTIKAFNASKEDSDGRNAISYKVSTRTKSNENLHPDSFDQPYNLYLTETNNGLFVGIEQEDSVADEENDVNNILEKLLSSFEALDEGEGTALLTENLQIKSMEVGKTHVPEWYTVQRNDFRTMDNRVMLTKLEVHQLTQTSPNLATGPLAVIAELQRRISLNDPLKDPYMISPSEDSPYSQVPCPTSCQKKKTLPPPDDFNNTDQNGLLARHASVSAKTYDKKSSLVAKLVIPVIEADKTINDKIEIDKKDNHIQLDPSCEHPDHEAEDPAPSCTNHKNRKGLVTAEDHVISQSITNVNEGGADDNMQNQVKVRAPDVLVVGPEASRENSIPWTTVLPPSEQSKDEHIITGADTEA comes from the exons ATGGAGTTGATCGAAGCTGTTCCTGACTCCATG GTTCTGAATTGCTCCAAGGAGGTCATGGAGCAGGCACAGGCTATTAACAAGAGTTGTTCGATTCAGGATGGGGACAAGACTATTCCTGCAGATGCCACATATCAGCCTCTTGGAAGAAGACCAGCGCTGGGCCGGAAACGGgctatgtttcgtttgaaacctctCTCTGG CAACCCTGTCCCAGATTTTGATTTGAATTCTCAACTAGATCATATAGATGATCCGGAGGAGTACTATTTTGCCTTTGAGCAGCTTGAGA ATGCGGACAAAGAGCTAAAGAAACTAAGGGGTGAGGTTGCTACTGAAGCTGCAAAGAATCAGCGAGCCACCGGGCATAGACGTCGTCCTGGAATTCTGGG GAAGACAGTTAGCTATAAACCTCACGTTTCTGCTATTGATACTATCAAAGCTTTTAATGCATCAAAAGAAGACAGTGACGGAAGGAATGCTATTTCTTACAAGGTTTCAACCAGAACTAAGTCAAATGAAAATCTGCATCCTGATTCATTTGATCAACCTTACAATTTATATTTGACAGAAACAAATAATGGACTATTTGTTGGCATTGAACAAGAAG ATTCTGTAGCTGATGAGGAGAACGATGTAAACAATATTCTAGAGAAGTTGTTGTCTTCATTTGAAGCTTTGGATGAAGGTGAAGGGACAGCACTGCTGACGGAGAACTTGCAGATTAAGTCAATGGAGGTGGGAAAAACGCATGTCCCTGAATGGTATACTGTCCAAAGAAATGACTTTAGGACTATGGACAATAGAGTTATGCTAACGAAATTGGAAGTACACCAACTTACACAAACTTCACCAAACCTAGCAACAGGTCCGCTTGCAGTGATTGCAGAATTGCAACGGCGTATTTCACTTAATGATCCCCTGAAAGATCCATACATGATCTCTCCAAGTGAGGATTCACCATATTCTCAAGTTCCTTGTCCAACTAGCTGCCAAAAGAAAAAGACTCTTCCACCTCCTGATGATTTCAATAATACTGATCAGAATGGTTTGCTTGCTAGACATGCTTCTGTTTCAGCAAAGACATATGACAAAAAATCAAGTTTGGTTGCTAAATTGGTGATTCCAGTTATTGAAGCAGATAAAACCATCAATGATAAGATTGAAATAGACAAAAAG GACAATCATATCCAACTTGATCCATCATGTGAACATCCTGATCATGAAGCTGAGGATCCAGCTCCTAGTTGCACCAATCACAAGAACAGAAAAGGATTGGTTACAGCTGAAGACCATGTGATTTCTCAAAGTATTACTAATGTAAATGAAGGTGGTGCTGATGACAATATGCAAAATCAG GTAAAAGTTAGAGCACCAGATGTTCTGGTCGTTGGTCCAGAGGCATCCAGAG AAAATTCAATTCCCTGGACAACAGTTCTTCCTCCGAGTGAGCAATCTAAAGATGAACACATAATAACAGGAGCGGACACTGAG GCTTGA
- the LOC135622377 gene encoding uncharacterized protein LOC135622377 isoform X4 gives MELIEAVPDSMVLNCSKEVMEQAQAINKSCSIQDGDKTIPADATYQPLGRRPALGRKRAMFRLKPLSGNPVPDFDLNSQLDHIDDPEEYYFAFEQLENADKELKKLRGEVATEAAKNQRATGHRRRPGILGKTVSYKPHVSAIDTIKAFNASKEDSDGRNAISYKVSTRTKSNENLHPDSFDQPYNLYLTETNNGLFVGIEQEDSVADEENDVNNILEKLLSSFEALDEGEGTALLTENLQIKSMEDNHIQLDPSCEHPDHEAEDPAPSCTNHKNRKGLVTAEDHVISQSITNVNEGGADDNMQNQVKVRAPDVLVVGPEASRENSIPWTTVLPPSEQSKDEHIITGADTETRGHNATSATSQNNGKKQKALPSRKNKRKLVSRRQSLADAGMMWKSGVRQSTRIKSRPLQYWRGERFLYGRIHDSLTTVIGLKYTGEDGKDAELKVKSFVSEEYSHLVAQAALH, from the exons ATGGAGTTGATCGAAGCTGTTCCTGACTCCATG GTTCTGAATTGCTCCAAGGAGGTCATGGAGCAGGCACAGGCTATTAACAAGAGTTGTTCGATTCAGGATGGGGACAAGACTATTCCTGCAGATGCCACATATCAGCCTCTTGGAAGAAGACCAGCGCTGGGCCGGAAACGGgctatgtttcgtttgaaacctctCTCTGG CAACCCTGTCCCAGATTTTGATTTGAATTCTCAACTAGATCATATAGATGATCCGGAGGAGTACTATTTTGCCTTTGAGCAGCTTGAGA ATGCGGACAAAGAGCTAAAGAAACTAAGGGGTGAGGTTGCTACTGAAGCTGCAAAGAATCAGCGAGCCACCGGGCATAGACGTCGTCCTGGAATTCTGGG GAAGACAGTTAGCTATAAACCTCACGTTTCTGCTATTGATACTATCAAAGCTTTTAATGCATCAAAAGAAGACAGTGACGGAAGGAATGCTATTTCTTACAAGGTTTCAACCAGAACTAAGTCAAATGAAAATCTGCATCCTGATTCATTTGATCAACCTTACAATTTATATTTGACAGAAACAAATAATGGACTATTTGTTGGCATTGAACAAGAAG ATTCTGTAGCTGATGAGGAGAACGATGTAAACAATATTCTAGAGAAGTTGTTGTCTTCATTTGAAGCTTTGGATGAAGGTGAAGGGACAGCACTGCTGACGGAGAACTTGCAGATTAAGTCAATGGAG GACAATCATATCCAACTTGATCCATCATGTGAACATCCTGATCATGAAGCTGAGGATCCAGCTCCTAGTTGCACCAATCACAAGAACAGAAAAGGATTGGTTACAGCTGAAGACCATGTGATTTCTCAAAGTATTACTAATGTAAATGAAGGTGGTGCTGATGACAATATGCAAAATCAG GTAAAAGTTAGAGCACCAGATGTTCTGGTCGTTGGTCCAGAGGCATCCAGAG AAAATTCAATTCCCTGGACAACAGTTCTTCCTCCGAGTGAGCAATCTAAAGATGAACACATAATAACAGGAGCGGACACTGAG ACACGAGGACATAATGCGACTTCTGCAACATCCCAAAATAATGGAAAGAAACAAAAAGCATTGCCAAGTAGAAAAAACAAGCGAAAACTTGTTTCAAGAAGACAAAGTCTTGCAG ATGCTGGTATGATGTGGAAATCCGGTGTAAGGCAAAGCACAAGAATTAAGTCGAGACCCTTACAATATTGGCGTGGTGAGAGATTTTTATATGGGCGCATACATGATA GCTTGACAACAGTTATTGGGTTGAAGTATACAGGTGAAGATGGTAAAGATGCTGAGCTGAAGGTGAAGTCATTTGTCTCTGAGGAATATTCACATCTTGTTGCCCAAGCAGCACTGCATTGA
- the LOC135622377 gene encoding uncharacterized protein LOC135622377 isoform X1: MELIEAVPDSMVLNCSKEVMEQAQAINKSCSIQDGDKTIPADATYQPLGRRPALGRKRAMFRLKPLSGNPVPDFDLNSQLDHIDDPEEYYFAFEQLENADKELKKLRGEVATEAAKNQRATGHRRRPGILGKTVSYKPHVSAIDTIKAFNASKEDSDGRNAISYKVSTRTKSNENLHPDSFDQPYNLYLTETNNGLFVGIEQEDSVADEENDVNNILEKLLSSFEALDEGEGTALLTENLQIKSMEVGKTHVPEWYTVQRNDFRTMDNRVMLTKLEVHQLTQTSPNLATGPLAVIAELQRRISLNDPLKDPYMISPSEDSPYSQVPCPTSCQKKKTLPPPDDFNNTDQNGLLARHASVSAKTYDKKSSLVAKLVIPVIEADKTINDKIEIDKKDNHIQLDPSCEHPDHEAEDPAPSCTNHKNRKGLVTAEDHVISQSITNVNEGGADDNMQNQVKVRAPDVLVVGPEASRENSIPWTTVLPPSEQSKDEHIITGADTETRGHNATSATSQNNGKKQKALPSRKNKRKLVSRRQSLADAGMMWKSGVRQSTRIKSRPLQYWRGERFLYGRIHDSLTTVIGLKYTGEDGKDAELKVKSFVSEEYSHLVAQAALH; this comes from the exons ATGGAGTTGATCGAAGCTGTTCCTGACTCCATG GTTCTGAATTGCTCCAAGGAGGTCATGGAGCAGGCACAGGCTATTAACAAGAGTTGTTCGATTCAGGATGGGGACAAGACTATTCCTGCAGATGCCACATATCAGCCTCTTGGAAGAAGACCAGCGCTGGGCCGGAAACGGgctatgtttcgtttgaaacctctCTCTGG CAACCCTGTCCCAGATTTTGATTTGAATTCTCAACTAGATCATATAGATGATCCGGAGGAGTACTATTTTGCCTTTGAGCAGCTTGAGA ATGCGGACAAAGAGCTAAAGAAACTAAGGGGTGAGGTTGCTACTGAAGCTGCAAAGAATCAGCGAGCCACCGGGCATAGACGTCGTCCTGGAATTCTGGG GAAGACAGTTAGCTATAAACCTCACGTTTCTGCTATTGATACTATCAAAGCTTTTAATGCATCAAAAGAAGACAGTGACGGAAGGAATGCTATTTCTTACAAGGTTTCAACCAGAACTAAGTCAAATGAAAATCTGCATCCTGATTCATTTGATCAACCTTACAATTTATATTTGACAGAAACAAATAATGGACTATTTGTTGGCATTGAACAAGAAG ATTCTGTAGCTGATGAGGAGAACGATGTAAACAATATTCTAGAGAAGTTGTTGTCTTCATTTGAAGCTTTGGATGAAGGTGAAGGGACAGCACTGCTGACGGAGAACTTGCAGATTAAGTCAATGGAGGTGGGAAAAACGCATGTCCCTGAATGGTATACTGTCCAAAGAAATGACTTTAGGACTATGGACAATAGAGTTATGCTAACGAAATTGGAAGTACACCAACTTACACAAACTTCACCAAACCTAGCAACAGGTCCGCTTGCAGTGATTGCAGAATTGCAACGGCGTATTTCACTTAATGATCCCCTGAAAGATCCATACATGATCTCTCCAAGTGAGGATTCACCATATTCTCAAGTTCCTTGTCCAACTAGCTGCCAAAAGAAAAAGACTCTTCCACCTCCTGATGATTTCAATAATACTGATCAGAATGGTTTGCTTGCTAGACATGCTTCTGTTTCAGCAAAGACATATGACAAAAAATCAAGTTTGGTTGCTAAATTGGTGATTCCAGTTATTGAAGCAGATAAAACCATCAATGATAAGATTGAAATAGACAAAAAG GACAATCATATCCAACTTGATCCATCATGTGAACATCCTGATCATGAAGCTGAGGATCCAGCTCCTAGTTGCACCAATCACAAGAACAGAAAAGGATTGGTTACAGCTGAAGACCATGTGATTTCTCAAAGTATTACTAATGTAAATGAAGGTGGTGCTGATGACAATATGCAAAATCAG GTAAAAGTTAGAGCACCAGATGTTCTGGTCGTTGGTCCAGAGGCATCCAGAG AAAATTCAATTCCCTGGACAACAGTTCTTCCTCCGAGTGAGCAATCTAAAGATGAACACATAATAACAGGAGCGGACACTGAG ACACGAGGACATAATGCGACTTCTGCAACATCCCAAAATAATGGAAAGAAACAAAAAGCATTGCCAAGTAGAAAAAACAAGCGAAAACTTGTTTCAAGAAGACAAAGTCTTGCAG ATGCTGGTATGATGTGGAAATCCGGTGTAAGGCAAAGCACAAGAATTAAGTCGAGACCCTTACAATATTGGCGTGGTGAGAGATTTTTATATGGGCGCATACATGATA GCTTGACAACAGTTATTGGGTTGAAGTATACAGGTGAAGATGGTAAAGATGCTGAGCTGAAGGTGAAGTCATTTGTCTCTGAGGAATATTCACATCTTGTTGCCCAAGCAGCACTGCATTGA
- the LOC135622377 gene encoding uncharacterized protein LOC135622377 isoform X2: MGYCTQVLNCSKEVMEQAQAINKSCSIQDGDKTIPADATYQPLGRRPALGRKRAMFRLKPLSGNPVPDFDLNSQLDHIDDPEEYYFAFEQLENADKELKKLRGEVATEAAKNQRATGHRRRPGILGKTVSYKPHVSAIDTIKAFNASKEDSDGRNAISYKVSTRTKSNENLHPDSFDQPYNLYLTETNNGLFVGIEQEDSVADEENDVNNILEKLLSSFEALDEGEGTALLTENLQIKSMEVGKTHVPEWYTVQRNDFRTMDNRVMLTKLEVHQLTQTSPNLATGPLAVIAELQRRISLNDPLKDPYMISPSEDSPYSQVPCPTSCQKKKTLPPPDDFNNTDQNGLLARHASVSAKTYDKKSSLVAKLVIPVIEADKTINDKIEIDKKDNHIQLDPSCEHPDHEAEDPAPSCTNHKNRKGLVTAEDHVISQSITNVNEGGADDNMQNQVKVRAPDVLVVGPEASRENSIPWTTVLPPSEQSKDEHIITGADTETRGHNATSATSQNNGKKQKALPSRKNKRKLVSRRQSLADAGMMWKSGVRQSTRIKSRPLQYWRGERFLYGRIHDSLTTVIGLKYTGEDGKDAELKVKSFVSEEYSHLVAQAALH; encoded by the exons ATGGGTTATTGTACGCAG GTTCTGAATTGCTCCAAGGAGGTCATGGAGCAGGCACAGGCTATTAACAAGAGTTGTTCGATTCAGGATGGGGACAAGACTATTCCTGCAGATGCCACATATCAGCCTCTTGGAAGAAGACCAGCGCTGGGCCGGAAACGGgctatgtttcgtttgaaacctctCTCTGG CAACCCTGTCCCAGATTTTGATTTGAATTCTCAACTAGATCATATAGATGATCCGGAGGAGTACTATTTTGCCTTTGAGCAGCTTGAGA ATGCGGACAAAGAGCTAAAGAAACTAAGGGGTGAGGTTGCTACTGAAGCTGCAAAGAATCAGCGAGCCACCGGGCATAGACGTCGTCCTGGAATTCTGGG GAAGACAGTTAGCTATAAACCTCACGTTTCTGCTATTGATACTATCAAAGCTTTTAATGCATCAAAAGAAGACAGTGACGGAAGGAATGCTATTTCTTACAAGGTTTCAACCAGAACTAAGTCAAATGAAAATCTGCATCCTGATTCATTTGATCAACCTTACAATTTATATTTGACAGAAACAAATAATGGACTATTTGTTGGCATTGAACAAGAAG ATTCTGTAGCTGATGAGGAGAACGATGTAAACAATATTCTAGAGAAGTTGTTGTCTTCATTTGAAGCTTTGGATGAAGGTGAAGGGACAGCACTGCTGACGGAGAACTTGCAGATTAAGTCAATGGAGGTGGGAAAAACGCATGTCCCTGAATGGTATACTGTCCAAAGAAATGACTTTAGGACTATGGACAATAGAGTTATGCTAACGAAATTGGAAGTACACCAACTTACACAAACTTCACCAAACCTAGCAACAGGTCCGCTTGCAGTGATTGCAGAATTGCAACGGCGTATTTCACTTAATGATCCCCTGAAAGATCCATACATGATCTCTCCAAGTGAGGATTCACCATATTCTCAAGTTCCTTGTCCAACTAGCTGCCAAAAGAAAAAGACTCTTCCACCTCCTGATGATTTCAATAATACTGATCAGAATGGTTTGCTTGCTAGACATGCTTCTGTTTCAGCAAAGACATATGACAAAAAATCAAGTTTGGTTGCTAAATTGGTGATTCCAGTTATTGAAGCAGATAAAACCATCAATGATAAGATTGAAATAGACAAAAAG GACAATCATATCCAACTTGATCCATCATGTGAACATCCTGATCATGAAGCTGAGGATCCAGCTCCTAGTTGCACCAATCACAAGAACAGAAAAGGATTGGTTACAGCTGAAGACCATGTGATTTCTCAAAGTATTACTAATGTAAATGAAGGTGGTGCTGATGACAATATGCAAAATCAG GTAAAAGTTAGAGCACCAGATGTTCTGGTCGTTGGTCCAGAGGCATCCAGAG AAAATTCAATTCCCTGGACAACAGTTCTTCCTCCGAGTGAGCAATCTAAAGATGAACACATAATAACAGGAGCGGACACTGAG ACACGAGGACATAATGCGACTTCTGCAACATCCCAAAATAATGGAAAGAAACAAAAAGCATTGCCAAGTAGAAAAAACAAGCGAAAACTTGTTTCAAGAAGACAAAGTCTTGCAG ATGCTGGTATGATGTGGAAATCCGGTGTAAGGCAAAGCACAAGAATTAAGTCGAGACCCTTACAATATTGGCGTGGTGAGAGATTTTTATATGGGCGCATACATGATA GCTTGACAACAGTTATTGGGTTGAAGTATACAGGTGAAGATGGTAAAGATGCTGAGCTGAAGGTGAAGTCATTTGTCTCTGAGGAATATTCACATCTTGTTGCCCAAGCAGCACTGCATTGA
- the LOC135622382 gene encoding acyl transferase 5-like — MARGLPQPTAKPVWCREAIPSPPKASPDDHDLPFFTPPRFVKTVSDVSLDSINLIKNEYVKETGRKCSTFDAVAAALWQSRTRAIGVELHADVSVGLVADVRHLMGDVLPADVRHLMGNCVYPTGLTASGDMIVHASLVEVVDLIKEDKKLLPEKMADWFKGYPREEPSKPRMDTTERCA; from the coding sequence ATGGCCAGAGGTCTGCCGCAGCCGACCGCGAAGCCGGTATGGTGCAGGGAAGCCATCCCAAGCCCACCCAAGGCCTCTCCGGACGACCATGATCTACCATTCTTCACCCCTCCTCGATTCGTCAAAACGGTGTCCGACGTCTCCTTAGACAGCATTAATCTGATCAAAAACGAGTACGTGAAAGAGACGGGTCGAAAGTGTTCGACCTTCGACGCCGTGGCTGCCGCGCTCTGGCAATCCCGAACACGAGCGATCGGTGTTGAGCTCCATGCCGATGTTAGCGTTGGGTTGGTCGCCGACGTCCGACACTTGATGGGCGACGTGCTGCCCGCCGACGTCCGACACTTGATGGGCAATTGTGTGTACCCTACGGGATTGACGGCTTCCGGGGACATGATCGTGCATGCTTCGCTGGTTGAGGTCGTCGACCTTATCAAAGAAGACAAGAAGTTGCTGCCTGAAAAGATGGCAGACTGGTTCAAGGGGTATCCACGGGAAGAGCCGTCGAAGCCGCGTATGGACACTACGGAGCGCTGTGCTTGA
- the LOC135622378 gene encoding fe-S cluster assembly factor HCF101, chloroplastic-like gives MYCASASLTDVSGGNLRSIRLFSLPVSLERVPRMQLLQTPPSGLAISTQSPLPRSGANSLKAHRLSSTLRCSSSVRVHRRFVRPPSLPRASSVEASASVESVDAAKKEVLVALSQIIDPDFGTDIVSCGFVKDLFVDEALKEVSFRLELTTPACPIKDMFEQRANEVVGALPWVKKVNVTMSAQPAKPVFAGELPKGLQRISNIVAVSSCKGGVGKSTVAVNLAYTLVGMGARVGIFDADVYGPSLPTMVSPENRLLEMNPETRTILPTEFMGVKLVSFGFAGQGRAIMRGPMVSGVINQLLTTAEWGELDYLVIDMPPGTGDIQLTLCQVAPLTAAVIVTTPQKLAFIDVAKGVRMFSKLKVPCIAVVENMCYFDADSKRYYPFGKGSGSQVVQQFGIPHLFDLPIRPTLSASGDSGTPEVVADPQGEVAKTFQDLGVCVVQQCAKIRQQVSTAVSYDKSIRAIKVKVPDSDEEFLLHPATVRRNDRSAQSVDEWTGEQKLQYGDVAEDIEPEDIRPMGNYAVSITWPDGFNQIAPYDQLETMERLVDVPEPMRAAGISAV, from the exons ATGTATTGTGCCTCCGCAAGCCTTACGGATGTAAGCGGTGGAAACTTGAGGTCCATACGCCTCTTCTCTCTCCCTGTATCGCTTGAGCGAGTGCCGAGGATGCAGCTTCTTCAAACCCCTCCCAGTGGACTTGCCATCTCAACACAGTCTCCCCTACCCAGAAGCG GTGCGAATTCCTTGAAAGCCCACCGGCTTTCCTCCACGCTCAGGTGTTCCTCCTCGGTTCGCGTCCACCGACGCTTTGTACGGCCTCCTAGCCTCCCAAGAGCTTCTTCCGTTGAAG CCAGCGCGTCAGTGGAATCAGTGGACGCAGCCAAGAAGGAAGTTCTGGTGGCCTTGTCCCAAATTATCGATCCAGATTTCGGCACGGATATTGTATCGTGTGGTTTTGTGAAGGATTTGTTCGTTGATGAAGCTTTGAAAGAG GTTTCATTCCGGTTGGAGCTAACCACGCCCGCATGTCCAATCAAAGACATG TTTGAACAAAGGGCAAATGAGGTTGTTGGAGCACTTCCTTGGGTTAAAAAGGTCAACGTGACAATGTCAGCTCAACCCGCCAAACCGGTTTTTGCAGGAGAGCTGCCCAAGGGATTACAAAGAATCTCAAACATTGTAGCTGTCTCCAGTTGCAAG GGTGGCGTTGGGAAGTCTACTGTGGCTGTAAACCTTGCTTACACATTAGTTGGAATGGGAGCTAGAGTTGGCATATTTGATGCTGATGTTTATGGTCCAAGTTTACCAACAATGGTTTCACCAGAAAATCGGTTGCTAGAAATG AACCCTGAAACAAGAACTATACTTCCAACTGAGTTCATGGGCGTCAAGTTGGTTTCTTTTGGTTTTGCTGGCCAAGGGCGTGCAATAATGCGTGGTCCAATGGTTTCAGGGGTCATCAATCAACTACTCACTACTGCTGAATG GGGAGAGTTAGACTATCTTGTTATTGATATGCCTCCTGGGACTGGTGATATTCAGCTCACCTTATGTCAG GTTGCTCCATTAACAGCAGCTGTGATTGTTACCACCCCACAGAAGTTAGCATTTATTGATGTTGCAAAAGGAGTTCGTATGTTTTCAAAACTTAAG GTTCCATGCATAGCTGTGGTTGAGAACATGTGCTACTTTGATGCTGACAGCAAACGATATTACCCATTTGGAAAAGGTTCGGGTTCTCAG GTTGTTCAACAGTTTGGGATACCACATCTCTTTGATCTTCCAATTAGGCCAACT ctgTCGGCATCTGGAGATAGTGGAACACCCGAAGTAGTGGCTGACCCTCAAGGTGAAGTAGCCAAGACATTCCAAGATCTCGGTGTATGTGTGGTGCAACAGTGTGCCAAAATTCGCCAACAAG TCTCAACAGCAGTATCGTATGATAAATCTATCAGAGCTATCAAAGTGAAAGTGCCTGATTCCGATGAAGAATTTTTACTTCACCCTGCTACCGTTAGGAGGAATGACCGCTCAGCCCAAAGTGTC GATGAGTGGACTGGAGAGCAAAAATTACAATACGGTGATGTTGCAGAAGATATTGAGCCTGAAGATATTCGGCCCATGGGGAACTATGCTGTTTCAATAACATGGCCTGATGGATTCAACCAG ATTGCTCCTTACGATCAATTGGAAACCATGGAACGCTTGGTTGATGTTCCAGAACCGATGAGGGCTGCAGGGATTAGTGCCGTTTGA
- the LOC135622381 gene encoding uncharacterized protein LOC135622381 isoform X2, which produces MRRRVKAARRLMMTKRNATRRRRRRRRSGGRRSWNRAVVAVGGSPGEGDGQKFGRKLEEIKDKNQVDDEDKKRCMMIDRFQENGRGRHRRKLRDPKDERAWVHDGLKEMNLHETHNSEVTCKPSRASIR; this is translated from the exons ATGCGACGACGAGTCAAGGCGGCGCGGAGGCTTATGATGACGAAGAGGAATgctacgaggaggaggaggaggaggagaagaagcggTGGAAGGCGAAGTTGGAATCGTGCTGTTGTGGCAGTGGGCGGAAGCCCCGGCGAGGGAGATGGACAGAAGTTTGGTAGGAAGCTAGAGGAAATTAAGGACAAGAATCAGGTGGACGATGAAGATAAGAAGAGATGCATGATGATCGATCGGTTCCAGGAGAATGGCAGAGGACGCCACAG GCGCAAATTGCGGGACCCAAAAGATGAACGTGCTTGGGTGCACGATGGACTTAAAGAAATGAATCTGCATGAAACACATAACAGTGAG GTCACCTGTAAACCATCAAGAGCCAGCATCAGATGA
- the LOC135622381 gene encoding uncharacterized protein LOC135622381 isoform X1, which produces MRRRVKAARRLMMTKRNATRRRRRRRRSGGRRSWNRAVVAVGGSPGEGDGQKFGRKLEEIKDKNQVDDEDKKRCMMIDRFQENGRGRHRHMFGRRKLRDPKDERAWVHDGLKEMNLHETHNSEVTCKPSRASIR; this is translated from the exons ATGCGACGACGAGTCAAGGCGGCGCGGAGGCTTATGATGACGAAGAGGAATgctacgaggaggaggaggaggaggagaagaagcggTGGAAGGCGAAGTTGGAATCGTGCTGTTGTGGCAGTGGGCGGAAGCCCCGGCGAGGGAGATGGACAGAAGTTTGGTAGGAAGCTAGAGGAAATTAAGGACAAGAATCAGGTGGACGATGAAGATAAGAAGAGATGCATGATGATCGATCGGTTCCAGGAGAATGGCAGAGGACGCCACAG GCATATGTTTGGTAGGCGCAAATTGCGGGACCCAAAAGATGAACGTGCTTGGGTGCACGATGGACTTAAAGAAATGAATCTGCATGAAACACATAACAGTGAG GTCACCTGTAAACCATCAAGAGCCAGCATCAGATGA